In one window of Fictibacillus phosphorivorans DNA:
- a CDS encoding MBL fold metallo-hydrolase produces MEEFLCTTCGTQYPASSIPLEECVICKEERQYINPNGQEWTTLDDMVHSRKYRNKIVNEQPGLFSLKTEPDFAISQSAYFIEENHFRLLWDCIPFLDQETIDRIREMGGIDAIALSHPHYYSTQVRWAETFDCPIYIHEDDKEWVQQESDKIVYWSGEEKVITDGLVLHRLGGHYKGAAVLHWEKSGAAGVLLTGDVIQVVPDRKWISFMYSYPNIIPLPASTVDRMAKKVASLRFKELYNAFNRHVKKDADQIVQRSADRYIRALKGEWFNT; encoded by the coding sequence GTGGAAGAATTTCTATGTACAACATGTGGAACACAATATCCTGCATCTTCTATCCCACTAGAAGAGTGTGTGATCTGTAAAGAAGAACGACAATACATAAACCCTAACGGTCAAGAGTGGACAACATTAGATGATATGGTTCATTCTCGTAAATATAGAAATAAAATAGTGAACGAACAACCTGGTCTTTTCAGCTTAAAGACAGAACCTGATTTTGCGATCAGCCAATCCGCTTACTTCATTGAAGAGAACCATTTTAGATTGTTATGGGATTGTATTCCTTTCCTCGATCAAGAAACCATTGATCGTATTCGTGAGATGGGTGGAATCGATGCGATCGCTTTATCACACCCACACTATTATTCCACTCAAGTACGTTGGGCAGAAACATTCGATTGTCCCATCTATATTCATGAAGACGACAAAGAATGGGTTCAACAAGAAAGTGATAAGATCGTTTATTGGAGCGGTGAAGAGAAGGTTATCACCGATGGACTGGTTCTACATCGACTTGGGGGTCATTATAAGGGTGCCGCTGTACTTCATTGGGAAAAAAGCGGCGCAGCTGGTGTTTTATTAACAGGTGATGTTATTCAAGTAGTTCCAGATCGTAAATGGATAAGCTTTATGTACAGTTATCCAAACATCATTCCGCTTCCCGCAAGCACGGTAGACCGAATGGCAAAAAAAGTAGCCTCACTTAGATTTAAGGAATTATATAACGCGTTCAATCGTCACGTAAAAAAAGATGCCGATCAAATTGTGCAACGTTCTGCAGACCGTTACATTAGAGCGCTTAAAGGTGAATGGTTTAACACGTAA